Genomic DNA from Sporosarcina sp. ANT_H38:
TAAGTGTTATTATTGTTAAGGTTGAAGGTTCCCGGACAGTAGTGAGGGAATCAAAAGAGAAAGGGGAGAATGAATAATGCCAGCATTAGCAGGTTCAGCAAGTTTAGTAGGTATTGTAGCAATCGTAGTTATCGCAATAATTGTCTTGGCCGTATTTTTCACACTCGTCCCTGTAGCGCTATGGATTTCCGCCATGGCAGCAGGAGTAAGAGTAAGTATCTTCACACTGATTGGTATGCGTCTCCGCCGGGTTATCCCGAGCCGGATTGTCAATCCGCTAATTAAAGCACATAAGGCTGGACTCGATGTAACAATTAACCAGCTTGAAAGCCATTACTTGGCTGGAGGGAACGTAGACCGTGTTGTTAACGCCCTAATCGCTGCACATCGTGCAAATATCGAGCTTACATTTGAACGTGCTGCGGCTATCGATCTTGCAGGTCGTGACGTTTTAGAAGCAGTTCAAATGTCCGTTAACCCTAAAGTTATTGAAACACCATTCATCGCCGGTGTGGCAATGAACGGGATTGAAGTAAAAGCAAAAGCGCGTATTACAGTACGTGCAAACATCGACAGACTTGTCGGTGGTGCTGGTGAAGAAACCATCGTTGCCCGTGTTGGTGAAGGTATCATCTCGACAATTGGTTCATCTATCGACCATGCAAAAGTATTGGAAAATCCAGATATGATTTCTCAAACTGTCTTAGCAAAAGGTCTTGACTCAGGTACTGCATTTGAAATTCTATCGATTGATATCGCAGACGTTGATATCGGTAAAAACATCGGTGCAGAACTTCAAACAGAACAAGCGATGGCTGATAAAAACATCGCACAGGCAAAAGCAGAAGAACGCCGCGCAATGGCTGTTGCAAATGAGCAAGAAATGAAAGCGAAAGTTGAAGAGATGCGTGCGAAAGTTGTCAGTGCTGAAGCGGAAGTTCCGCTTGCTATGGCAGAAGCGCTACGAAAAGGTAATATTGGTGTCATGGATTATGTGAATTACAAAAATATCCAAGCAGATACAGGAATGCGTGATTCAATCAGTAACTTTGGTGCAGATAAGGAATCTACAGAAATTAAGAAGAACTAATACTTTAAAAGCCATTTCCTGGAAAGGGGATGTACTGAATGGATGGACTCATCCTATTGATTATCTCCCTAGTCGTTGGCGTACTATTCAACGGTAAGGGAAAGAAAAATTCACCTGAAAAGGGCCCACAGCCTAAGCCGTTCACGGCAACAGGTAGCGCTCCAGAAGGTCCGACAGGTAAATTAAAAGAGATGTATCGCGAATTGCAGAGAGAAATGGCAGGAGCAGATGCGGAACCGCCTAGCCGCCAGCAACCAAGGCAACAGCAACAAACAACAGTAACGGTTCCCCCTTCACCTGAAGTAGTACCACCTGCAAGACCGACTGCTGATAGAAAAGAACGTACTAATTCGTCAGTGAATCGTCAAATCGACCGCCCCGATTCTTCTCTGAATCGACATAGTGGAAGATTATCTGCACATGGTGGTCAACGTCCAACTGTGTCTGTTATACAATCGCATAATTTATTGCCGAAAAAACAAGAGGACTTGCTGAAAGGCATTGTGTTCTCTGAAATTTTTGGTCCACCAAAATCAAAAAGATAAGCATTGACCCCCTATCCAAATCATACGATGTGGATAGGGGGTTTTATATTTTGAGGAAACTATTTCAGACCGGTTCATCAGTTACAATTGAAGATTTCTCGTCATTACGGATTAACGGCCCTTATGCATTGTTGAAACTTGGCCCCGATTTCGCAATCATCAGCAGTGGGGAATACAGGATTGAGGCGATAGGTACTGATTTAACCGTTGAAACGTTATCAGAAGAAGTCGCTGTTTTCACTTTCACTTCTATTACTGCCATGAATGTGACGACAGGTGCAGAAAAGGAAGCGCTGCACGATGCGTAAACGATATGCTGTCAAAATATCAGGCGATGGTAACCTTTCGGAATTTCTAACTAAACTTGTAACAATTGGGACGAAAATAACATCGCTATCAGTTGTAGATGGGGTAGCACGTTTTCGAACAGATCGTAGCGGGCTTCGTGCGATAAGACGTAATAGAAGGCGTTATCAATTAAAAGTGAAAATATCGATTGCGAATCTTGAATCAGGCTCAATCGGACTTTTCACATCAAGCCGCTTTCTCATCGCATGTCTCATTCCTTTTGTGGCCTCTTTTTTTCTTTGGAAAGTAGATGTCGAATCGGATATGCCAGAAGTTGTGGACAGAATTGAAAAGAAACTTGAAAAAAACGCTATCGTTTTGTTAAAACCCTTAGCTTTAATTCCTGATGAAGGTGAAATTCGTCGCGAGCTCATGCTTGATGATCCAGCTTTGTCATGGGTTAGATTTAAACGAGTGGGTACGTCTCTGACCGTTATTCCGATGTTATCACCCCCTACAACAAATATTGTTGAAGAAGAAAAGCTGTCTTCTCACCTTGTAGCCCGCACAGGCGGCGTTATAACACGATTTGAGCTAGAAAAGGGGGAGCGGGTGAGTCATATTCATCAGACCGTTAAAAAAGGGGACTTGCTAGCTACAGGTATACTAGAACAAGGAGGTAAAACGACAGTCGTCGGAGCAGACGGGGCTGTTTATGCGGATTATTGGGTGGAATACACTTTTACCCTTCCTAAAAAAATAAAATTTCAGTTACAGGGCGAAGAGATTGTAAATTATTCTTTTAACCTCCCGTGGAATCATCAAGGTGAAGAAGCATGGTCTCCAAGGTCTTTCGTCAAGACAGAAAGACTTATAGAAGAAGCCGCAGGGCAGTTTGAATTGATTGAAGGCATGGAGGAAACGGTAATAATTCCCTTGTTAAAAAACAAATTATTGTCGGAATCTTTTTCACAAGCAATAATTAAAGAGGAAAAAGTTTTACACGTGACATTCGATAATGATAAAGTTAGTGGGACTATATTGTTTCTTATCAATGATAATATCGCTGTCAAAAAACTGATTCCCAAGGAGACTGAGCCTATTGGATGAGCAAATGATTCAACTGCATGTTGAAGACCCTAATGAAACAGTAATGCTTCTCGGAATTTCTGATCAGAATATGAAATTGATTGAAGAACAGTTGAACGTATCAGTACTGACTAGAGGCGACACGATTTCCATAAGTGGCGATGAGGAGAATAGGAATTCAGCTAAAGTCCTGTTGGAACAGTTATTAAAAGTAATCCGTAAAGGCATTAATATCAATCAACGTGATGTCTCAACAGCACTCGAGATGGTGAAAAATGGCACAATTGAATACTTTGCTGAGCTGTATGACGAAGAAATTTCAAGGAACATGAAAGGAAAAGCGATTCGTGCAAAAACAATCGGTCAACGTGAGTATGTTAGTGCGATTCGATCACAGGATCTTGTATTCTGTATTGGACCGGCGGGAACCGGAAAAACGTACTTAGCGGTCGTACTAGCTGTTTTAGCGATGAAGACGGGTTCTGCGAAGCGAATTATCCTTACGCGTCCCGCAGTCGAAGCAGGAGAGAGCCTGGGCTTCCTCCCAGGTGACTTGAAAGAGAAAGTTGACCCATACCTGCGCCCGTTGTATGACGCGTTACACGATGTCCTGGGGGCGGAACAAACAGATAGGCTTATGGAACGGGGAGTTATCGAAATTGCACCACTCGCTTATATGAGGGGACGAACACTCGATGACGCATTCATTATTCTCGATGAAGCACAGAATACGACAAAAGCACAGATGAAAATGTTTTTAACACGTCTCGGCTTCGGGTCGAAAATGGTTATTAACGGCGACAAGACGCAAATTGATTTGCCGAGAGGAACTGAATCTGGTTTAATCGCTGCAGAATCAATCTTAAAAAAAGTTGGAGCTATTCACTTCCAATACTTAGAGCAAGGTGATGTCGTTCGTCACCCACTTGTTGCAAAAATAATTGAAGCATACGAACAGGAGCAGTCATAGAAAGTGACTGCTTTTTCTTTAGAATCATCGCCGCTCTGATTATAGCTATAGAGTAGCAGGGGGAGAGATTCCAATGTTCAAACCAATTAGGAAGCTATTTAAATCACTTAAATTCAATTATTTTTCCTTGTTTTTAATCGGATTATCCACTATACTTCTTTTTTCTTTCATGTATGGCAGTGTGAAAAAAGAAACATATGAATTGAAATCTTTTCAAATTGCACCTGATACCATCCGTTCCTCAAAAACGGTTGAGGATACAGTGAAAACTGAACAGGATAGAGAGCGTGTAGCTAATGAAGTAGGCCCTTCCTATGTATTTTCAGAAGACGTTGTAAAAAATAGACAAGCAATCGCGACGTCCTTGTTCGATTTTCTAATCGAAGTAAAAAACTCAAATGAGCCAAGTCAAACTGAATTAGAAAACCCTGTTGATAATACTGAAGAACTAGTTTCAGAAATGCGAATTAAACTTTCCAGTCTGGAAAAAGAAGAACCTAGTCTGCGACTTAGTGATGACGCATTAACTAGTCTGTTATCCCTAAAAACAGATGCTTTGCTAAACGCGCAAAGCGTATTGGTCGGAGTATTAGGTGAGGAACTTTCGAAACCTATACGAACAGCGGATTTAGCAACCGTCCGCTATGAAGTGGAACGGAAAATTAGGCTTACAGAATCGATTTCACCATCAATCTTACAGATACTGATAACACTTAGCCGATCACTTGTTGTAGAGACGGAATCGATTCATGAGGATATGACAAAGGCTAGGATCGCACAGGCGAGGGAAAGCGTTGAGCCCACACGTATTTTGCAAGGACAAGTAATAGTTCGAGAAGGGCAACTCATTGACAAAGAAATATTCAGGCAGCTAGAACTTGCAAGCGTGTTGTCGAATCAGTCGTCTGTGAAACCACTTGTGGGTCTCATCTTATTTGTCCTCTTTATTGGTGCAATTATTTATATGCATTTCCTTTCATGGAGTGATAATGGAGTCATGAAGAAAAAGGCATTGCTCATTGTACTGGCTGTCTTTTTCCTGCTCGTAATCTTGATGAAACTCATTTCCCTTATTGAAAAGGACTTTGATGTTCTGTTAGCATTCCTATTTCCGACAGCGCTCGCACCTATGCTTATTAAGTTATTGACAAACGAGCGACTGGCACTAATGACGACAATTATCACAGCGGGAACAGCGGGAATTCTTCTTCAAGAAGGTTATGCATCAATCATTCAGATGGAGGTAACACTGTACATACTTTTCGGAGGAATTGTGAGCTTGTACTTACTTGGTAACAACGGCAGACGTTCGAATATTTTAAGGACAAGTTTAGGGGTTTCTGTTTCAAACATAATGTTCATCGCGTTTTACCTTTTGATGACACAGTCATCTTACGATTTGACGGAATTAGTGTATTATATGATAGCAGCAATTGTTTCCGGTATTTTGTCGGGAGCCCTTACAATCGGACTTATGCCATTTTTTGAGTCTGGATTTAGATTGTTATCGGATATGCGCCTTATCGAACTTTCTAACCCGAATCATCCGCTGTTGAAAAAAGTGCTTACTGAAACACCAGGCACTTATCATCACAGCGTTATGGTTGCAAATCTGGCTGATGCAGCGTGTGAATCGATTGGGGCAAATGGACTTCTTGCGAGAGTCGGAAGTTATTATCATGATATTGGAAAGACACTTAGACCCGGTTTCTTTATTGAGAACCAGCATGCTGGACAAAATCCACATGATGCATTGCCACCAGAAAAAAGCAGAGATATTATTATTGCGCATGCAGAAGATGGCGCACAACTTCTTGAGAAGCATAAAATGCCAGTAGAAATAATCGATATCGCTCGTCAGCATCACGGAACGAGTACGTTGAAATATTTTTACTTTAAAGCGAAGGAATCTGGGGAAGATATAAAAGAAGAGGATTTCCGTTATGCAGGCCCAAAACCTCAAACGAAAGAAATCGCGATCATCTCAATTGCTGATAGTGTTGAAGCCGCTGTGCGATCAATGAAAGAACCGACTTCAGAAAAAATTACAGCTCTCGTACAATCTATCGTGAATACTAAATTGAATGATGGCCAATTCGATGAATGTGATCTTTCAATGAAGGAATTAAAAACTGCTGAAAAGATTATCTGTGAAACGTTAAACGGGATATTCCATAACCGGATCGAGTATCCGAAGTGAGTATGAAGGGAGATAATATAGATGTTGGAAATATATTTTGAAGACGAAACCGCTAGAGTCGATGACAAAATCGAGGATTTAATCCGAAAGCTATTAAGTCATACCGCTAATGAAGAAGGATTGTCGGGTGAAGTGGAAGTTTCTGTAACATTCATGACGGATTCAGACATTCAAGAAGTAAATGCAACATATCGAGGTAAAAATGTACCAACGGACGTCATTTCATTTGCGCTTGAAGAATTGACAGAAGGAGAAGTGGCAATTGTCCCCACAGAAGGCATGCCAACCGCTTTAGGTGATATACTGATTTCAGTGGAAACAGCTGAGCGACAAGCTGAGGAATACGGACATGATTTTAATCGTGAAATCGGATTTCTTGCTCTTCATGGCTTCCTTCATCTTCTGGGGTATGATCATATTACTGAAGAAGATGAAGCAGAGATGTTAGGCAGACAAAAGGAGATTCTCGCATCATTTGGACTTAAGAGGTGATAAGCCGATGCGGAAATTTATGCAATCGTTTGTATTCGCCTGGAATGGAATCCGCCATGGTATACTAGCGGAACGAAATACTAAATTGCATTTGTTGGCTACAATTATCGTCATTCTAGCTGGAATACTGACAGGACTATCTCAATATGAATGGTTCATTGTTGTCATTTTGATCAGCGGGATGCTTGCGCTTGAATTGATGAACTCAGCGGTTGAACGTGTCGTTGATCTCGTTACAGATGTACGTCATCCGTTAGCGAAACAGGCGAAGGATCTTGCCGCAGGAGCGGTATTAATGTATGCAATAGGCAGTGCAATTATCGGGCTAATTATTTTTCTCCCGAAATGGTTTAATTAAATTGAAGAGGTGTTTGTGTGGATATAGAAAAATTAATTAACGAATCAAAGCTCGCACGGGAGAAAGCGTATGTCCCGTATTCAAAATTCCCAGTCGGAGCCGCACTATTGGCAGAAGACGGGACTATCTATCACGGCTGTAATATTGAAAACTCCGCTTACAGTATGACGAATTGTGCAGAACGTACAGCGTTTTTTAAAGCGATTTCCGATGGCGTACGTAGCTTCAAAGCGCTTGCAGTAGTTGCAAGTACGGAAGGTCCTGTTTCACCGTGTGGAGCGTGTAGACAAGTAATCGCTGAGTTTTGTGATGGCTCGATGCCAGTTTATCTCACAAACTTAAATGGGGATGTAGAAGAAACAACAGTAGCGAAATTACTGCCAGGCGCTTTTTCAAAGGAGGATCTTTCATATGCAGCAAAACAATAAAGGGTTCAAATCGGGATTCGTCTCGATTATTGGACGTCCAAACGTCGGGAAATCGACATTTCTAAACCATGTAGTCGGGCAGAAAATTGCCATTATGAGTGACAAACCCCAGACGACACGAAACAAAGTACAAGGGGTTGTAACGACTGACAAATCCCAAATTATTTTCATCGATACACCGGGAATTCATAAGCCAAAACATAAGCTTGGCGATTTCATGGTAAAAACTGCGCGTAACACGTTAAAAGAAGTAGACATAGTCATGTTTATGGTCAATGCGGACGAACCGATTGGTCGCGGTGATCGTTTTATCATCGACTTGTTAGAGGGTTCTAAGACACCCGTATTTCTAATCATTAATAAAATTGACCTCGTCCATCCGGATGAATTATTTAAAATTATCACTTCATATACATCCGAGTATGATTTCGCTGAAATCGTGCCAATATCTGCGCTAAACGGCAATAATGTAGATCGACTTCTCGAAACGATGAATAAATACTTGCCAGAAGGACCGAAATATTATCCTGATGATCAAGTGACGGATCACCCGGAACGATTCATTATTTCTGAATTAGTTCGTGAGAAAGTATTGCATTTGACGAGAGAAGAAATTCCGCACTCAATAGCTGTTGTTATCGAGAAGATTGAACGCGAAGAAGGACGGGAAATGGTAAATGTTAATGCAACAATTATCGTCGATCGTGATTCTCAAAAAGGCATTGTCATCGGTAAAAAAGGTGCCCTGCTAAAAGAAATCGGAACGAATGCTAGACGTGATATTGAAATGCTACTTGGCTCAAAGGTATTTCTTGAGCTGTGGGTAAAAGTGCAGAAAGACTGGCGCAATAAACCAGGACATCTGAAGGAATTTGGATTTAGGGACGACGAATATTAATCAAGTGTTTACGGTTTAAGTTTAAGGACTATATATGCTGAAGTATTGAATTTTGAATCTGGTACCAGGTACGTATTTGAATACAGCTTAGGTGCCTTACGGGATAGAAAAGGAAAGCAGTCTTTAAGTTCGCGATGTCGTGTCGCAAAGACTGCATGACCTGTATCCTGCAGGCACAAGTGGTATTCAATGGAATCATTCATTCAACTCATATAGACAATGGAATTGGGGTGATTGCTTCGCTGAACAAATGGGAAGGGATCATTCTAAGAGGCATTCCGTACGGTGAGTCCAATAAAATTGTCACGCTGTTTACTCGTGAAGGCGGTAAGATGACGGCGATGGCCCGTGGAGCGAAGAAGCCAGCGAGTCGCTTAGCGGCTGTGACGCAGCCCTTCACACACGGTTCATTCTTAATTCGTACTGGAAGAGGGATGGGGTCGCTTGAACAAGGTGAGCCCATCGATTCAATGCGACATATTCGTGAAGACTTGGAAGCTACAGCCTATGCGAGCTATGTTGTTGAACTGATCGATAAGTTGACAGAGGATAATGAGCGTATTGTTGGTATATATGGACTGTTGTACGATGCGCTTCATGCCATCAATGAGCAATATGATCCTGAAGCCATTGCATTATTCGTCGAGTGGAAAATGTTGCCAATAGCTGGAATTCATCCGATACTCCATCAATGTGCAAATTGCGGGGCGACAGAAGGCGAATTTGCTTTTTCGTTCATGCAAATCGGATTCGTTTGCCATCGGTGCTTCCATGTAGATAAGCATGCGATTAGAATTTCACCGAGTCAATTGAAATTGATCCGGACATTTTATACGGTTCCTATCAACCGAGTCGGTAATTTGACGTTGAAAAAGACGACAAAAGATTTCATGAAAAAACTTGTCCGTACAATATACGATGAGCAAGTAGGGATTCGATTAAAATCGAGATCATTTCTTGATCAGCTCGACTCTACACCCGAACTGTTACCTAGAAAAGAAAAACCAAAAGAGAGTGGCGAATAGTCCTCTTTACTATAAACCCCGAATCTGGATCCTATGAAATAGAATCCAGATTCGGGGTTTTTGAATGTAAATAATTATGACG
This window encodes:
- the floA gene encoding flotillin-like protein FloA (flotillin-like protein involved in membrane lipid rafts), translating into MPALAGSASLVGIVAIVVIAIIVLAVFFTLVPVALWISAMAAGVRVSIFTLIGMRLRRVIPSRIVNPLIKAHKAGLDVTINQLESHYLAGGNVDRVVNALIAAHRANIELTFERAAAIDLAGRDVLEAVQMSVNPKVIETPFIAGVAMNGIEVKAKARITVRANIDRLVGGAGEETIVARVGEGIISTIGSSIDHAKVLENPDMISQTVLAKGLDSGTAFEILSIDIADVDIGKNIGAELQTEQAMADKNIAQAKAEERRAMAVANEQEMKAKVEEMRAKVVSAEAEVPLAMAEALRKGNIGVMDYVNYKNIQADTGMRDSISNFGADKESTEIKKN
- a CDS encoding sporulation protein YqfD, translated to MRKRYAVKISGDGNLSEFLTKLVTIGTKITSLSVVDGVARFRTDRSGLRAIRRNRRRYQLKVKISIANLESGSIGLFTSSRFLIACLIPFVASFFLWKVDVESDMPEVVDRIEKKLEKNAIVLLKPLALIPDEGEIRRELMLDDPALSWVRFKRVGTSLTVIPMLSPPTTNIVEEEKLSSHLVARTGGVITRFELEKGERVSHIHQTVKKGDLLATGILEQGGKTTVVGADGAVYADYWVEYTFTLPKKIKFQLQGEEIVNYSFNLPWNHQGEEAWSPRSFVKTERLIEEAAGQFELIEGMEETVIIPLLKNKLLSESFSQAIIKEEKVLHVTFDNDKVSGTILFLINDNIAVKKLIPKETEPIG
- a CDS encoding PhoH family protein; the protein is MIQLHVEDPNETVMLLGISDQNMKLIEEQLNVSVLTRGDTISISGDEENRNSAKVLLEQLLKVIRKGININQRDVSTALEMVKNGTIEYFAELYDEEISRNMKGKAIRAKTIGQREYVSAIRSQDLVFCIGPAGTGKTYLAVVLAVLAMKTGSAKRIILTRPAVEAGESLGFLPGDLKEKVDPYLRPLYDALHDVLGAEQTDRLMERGVIEIAPLAYMRGRTLDDAFIILDEAQNTTKAQMKMFLTRLGFGSKMVINGDKTQIDLPRGTESGLIAAESILKKVGAIHFQYLEQGDVVRHPLVAKIIEAYEQEQS
- a CDS encoding HD family phosphohydrolase, with the translated sequence MFKPIRKLFKSLKFNYFSLFLIGLSTILLFSFMYGSVKKETYELKSFQIAPDTIRSSKTVEDTVKTEQDRERVANEVGPSYVFSEDVVKNRQAIATSLFDFLIEVKNSNEPSQTELENPVDNTEELVSEMRIKLSSLEKEEPSLRLSDDALTSLLSLKTDALLNAQSVLVGVLGEELSKPIRTADLATVRYEVERKIRLTESISPSILQILITLSRSLVVETESIHEDMTKARIAQARESVEPTRILQGQVIVREGQLIDKEIFRQLELASVLSNQSSVKPLVGLILFVLFIGAIIYMHFLSWSDNGVMKKKALLIVLAVFFLLVILMKLISLIEKDFDVLLAFLFPTALAPMLIKLLTNERLALMTTIITAGTAGILLQEGYASIIQMEVTLYILFGGIVSLYLLGNNGRRSNILRTSLGVSVSNIMFIAFYLLMTQSSYDLTELVYYMIAAIVSGILSGALTIGLMPFFESGFRLLSDMRLIELSNPNHPLLKKVLTETPGTYHHSVMVANLADAACESIGANGLLARVGSYYHDIGKTLRPGFFIENQHAGQNPHDALPPEKSRDIIIAHAEDGAQLLEKHKMPVEIIDIARQHHGTSTLKYFYFKAKESGEDIKEEDFRYAGPKPQTKEIAIISIADSVEAAVRSMKEPTSEKITALVQSIVNTKLNDGQFDECDLSMKELKTAEKIICETLNGIFHNRIEYPK
- the ybeY gene encoding rRNA maturation RNase YbeY — its product is MLEIYFEDETARVDDKIEDLIRKLLSHTANEEGLSGEVEVSVTFMTDSDIQEVNATYRGKNVPTDVISFALEELTEGEVAIVPTEGMPTALGDILISVETAERQAEEYGHDFNREIGFLALHGFLHLLGYDHITEEDEAEMLGRQKEILASFGLKR
- a CDS encoding diacylglycerol kinase family protein encodes the protein MRKFMQSFVFAWNGIRHGILAERNTKLHLLATIIVILAGILTGLSQYEWFIVVILISGMLALELMNSAVERVVDLVTDVRHPLAKQAKDLAAGAVLMYAIGSAIIGLIIFLPKWFN
- a CDS encoding cytidine deaminase yields the protein MDIEKLINESKLAREKAYVPYSKFPVGAALLAEDGTIYHGCNIENSAYSMTNCAERTAFFKAISDGVRSFKALAVVASTEGPVSPCGACRQVIAEFCDGSMPVYLTNLNGDVEETTVAKLLPGAFSKEDLSYAAKQ
- the era gene encoding GTPase Era, with product MQQNNKGFKSGFVSIIGRPNVGKSTFLNHVVGQKIAIMSDKPQTTRNKVQGVVTTDKSQIIFIDTPGIHKPKHKLGDFMVKTARNTLKEVDIVMFMVNADEPIGRGDRFIIDLLEGSKTPVFLIINKIDLVHPDELFKIITSYTSEYDFAEIVPISALNGNNVDRLLETMNKYLPEGPKYYPDDQVTDHPERFIISELVREKVLHLTREEIPHSIAVVIEKIEREEGREMVNVNATIIVDRDSQKGIVIGKKGALLKEIGTNARRDIEMLLGSKVFLELWVKVQKDWRNKPGHLKEFGFRDDEY
- the recO gene encoding DNA repair protein RecO, whose amino-acid sequence is MNKWEGIILRGIPYGESNKIVTLFTREGGKMTAMARGAKKPASRLAAVTQPFTHGSFLIRTGRGMGSLEQGEPIDSMRHIREDLEATAYASYVVELIDKLTEDNERIVGIYGLLYDALHAINEQYDPEAIALFVEWKMLPIAGIHPILHQCANCGATEGEFAFSFMQIGFVCHRCFHVDKHAIRISPSQLKLIRTFYTVPINRVGNLTLKKTTKDFMKKLVRTIYDEQVGIRLKSRSFLDQLDSTPELLPRKEKPKESGE